Genomic window (Spirosoma sp. KCTC 42546):
TGGTCGTACTTTTGTAGATTTAATTTGCTGACAATCATGCCATCGCGGAACAGGTCTTTGTCGACTCCCAAAACCACCTCGTTGGTGTCTTTCCGGATTTCGGTGACGAACATCGGTTGGCCAAATGCCATACCTAGCCCTTTGCGTTGGCCAATGGTATAGAACGGATAGCCCTGGTGTTTGCCCAGCACTTTGCCCGTGCCTTCCATAACGAAATTTCCACCGGCAACTTCAGCTTCCAGACCCGGCATGCGTCGTTTCAAAAAGCCCCGGTAATCGTTGTCAGGAACAAAGCAGATTTCATAGGATTCTGATTTAGTGACCAATTCCATGAAGCCCCGTTCTTTTGCCATTTCGCGAATTTCGGATTTGCGCAAATGCCCCAGCGGTAATTTCGTCCGGCTCAAACTCTCCTGCGAAACACCCCACAGCACATACGATTGATCTTTCAGCGAGTCAATGCCTTTGGATAAAACAAATCGGCCGCCTTCTTCTCGAATATGGGCATAGTGGCCCGTTGCAATTGATTCACAGTCAAGCCGGTCGGCCCGGCGAAGCAGGGCATCCCATTTGATGTGGGTATTGCACATAACGCACGGATTGGGTGTCCGGCCTTCGAGGTATTCACCTGTAAAGTGGTCGATTACGGCATCACCAAATTCTTCCCGAATGTCCAGAATATAATGGGGGAAACCGAGACTGACGGCAATATTGCGGGCGTCGTTGATGCTGTCGAGGCTGCAACAGCCGGTTTCTTTTTTTGTGCCACCTGAGGATGCGTAATCCCAGGTTTTCATGGTCATGCCAATGACCTCGTAGCCTTCTTCGTGCAGCAACACCGCTGCCAATGAAGAGTCAATGCCACCACTCATGGCGACAAGAATTCGTCCGTGTTTGCTCATTTTTGTATCCGCAAGGGGTCAAAGCCCTCCGATTTGATATGCTGGTAAAATTACCTGGTACGTAGCCAACAACTGAACGAAGCGATTTGGTTTCCGATAAAAGCCGGTAAAAAGTGATAGAGGCAGATCTTCCACATGCCCGTGCCCACCTGAGCCGGTAAGTGGATCGACATAGAATGCTGGCTCTACAGCCGGAAGCCAGATAGATGTTGTAAGTGGTTCATCATGCGTTTATTTCTTGCGACCAGGCTTTTGGGAGCTATACCCTTTCTTACCATGAAACCAGTGAGCAGCCTGCCCCGTGAGCCAGAGGTAATAATCCGAACCCAGGTCGGATTCAATGCCAACAAACTTGCCTTCGCCATTCAGGGGTAATTCGTTCTCTCGGCGAGTTTTGAAGATGGCAGTGCCTTCATCAACTTCATCGAACATGGCTACGTAAAGACTCTGGGCATCGGCTGCTTTGGCACCAGCCACCTGCTGCCAGAGGAAATCGCCTTTTAACCGCGGAATCTGGTTATAGACATTGGGACTATTTTTGAGATTCCCCCAGCTAAACCCCGGAAAAACCAGCGGTACGTAATCCACCTTAGCCGCTTTACACCAGGCAATGTCGTCTGCCAGTGTACTGCCCGCTACCGTAGCGTACGTTTCGGGTTTATAGCGACCCACCGCCCAGGGCATAATAATGTCGGCGCTTTTAATGAGCGGATGGAGTCGGTCAGAGACTTCGGTATCTTTGGTCATCGTTCGCCAGTAGTATGGTACACCGAGCAGAATCGACGTTTTTTTCGTCGGGCCTTTTACCCGATCCACCAGCACCTGAATATCGGCCGTGGTGTACCGTCGACCGTCGTTAAAGCCTACTCCCCAGATTGCCAGGAGGGGTTTGCCGTTGTGCCGCAGATAAGTCGGGTTTTCTTGGTTATTGAATAGCGAAAATATCTGTTGCACTTCCTCCCAATCCTTTACCAGCAGCTCCATATCAGCGGAGGTTGAGCCACTCAGGTCATACATGATGCAGATGGCCCGGCGGTGTTTCTTAGCTGCTTTCAGCGCATTCTCCAGCACCTTGTTGAAATGTCGCTTTCCTTTTTCAGACTTCACTTCGGTCAGAAATCGCTGCATAAAAACCCCGTCGATCCCGTACTCTTTCATCCAGTTGAAATGCAGGTCGACACTGCTCTCATCAAAAGGGCTGTAGAGGGATGCCGGACTACCATCCGCAAATTGAAAAGCCGTTTTGTACGTAATCGGATAGTCTTTCACATCCGGCCAGAAGTCAATCGATGCATAACCCGGTTCGAATTTTCCCCGTTTCTGATAATGATGCCAACCTCGTTCAGACGCATCGCCCTGGGCGGCAAACCAGCCCTGATAGCCCGCCATCACCAGCCCTTTGCAACTCGTATAAAGGCAACCTTTTTCGTCATAGTTCACCTCGGCAGGTTGGCTTCTACCGATTGTGATGCCTAGTAACCAACCTGTCAGGGATAGAAATAGAAATGCAGTTGTTTTCATACGTACTGGTAAATCAGAAAGCAAAAACAGATAAAAAGCCTGCGCGGAAGCGATACTGTTCGATAGCTGTAATTGAATTAATTGAACCCGTCGTGAAGTACGGCGCCCTCACTTAAAAAAATCTTAATAAAGGCTTAATAGGCTGTTTATGAGTGAAGTTTATTGGGCAATTTTAAGGAACTGTACTCGCCCCGCTACTTCATCTTAGGGCGTTGCTTTTCGCCTTTCTGGTTCCAGAAAATGAACGTCCCCCGGTCGGTGGACGTAACAATATCGATAGCACCGTCTTTATTTAGGTCTGTCGCCAGTACGTCTGATCCAACCCCTGATCGGTTGTGAATCAGTTCGGGTACAAACTCGGCACCACCCGGCGCTTTGGGATTCCGAACGGTCCGGTACCAGTACAGAACCGGGGGGCCATATGGGTCCGGGTCGAAGTAGTTATCCAGGTGTGACCAATAGCGTTTCCCCACAATGAAATCCGGTATTCCATCGCCATCGATATCCGCCTGCGTAGAGCCGTGGGGCTGTGAAAAAGTTACGTTACCGGCATTTTTCGTGGAGAAATCGTCACTGATCACGTGCTGAACAAAGGTGATCGTTCCATTAGAGTCCCGTTTCTGTTCGTACCAGCCCAAGCCGAAACCGTGTGCGTTGAGGCCCGTTACAACGTCGTTCAACTTGTCGCCATTGACGTCGTAAATAGCCATCATGCTGCCTCCCACGCCTGGCCCCCGGTGGCCGTATCGGGCAAATGCCGCTGGATGATAAGGCCATAATTTCCCACTGCTATCAGCCGTGGGCTGTTCCCACCAGCCGTTCGGGTTAACAAAGTCGGTTCGCCCATCGCTGTTAATATCCCCAAGGCCAATCCCATGCGCCAGGAAATAGCCTTTTTCTGAAACGGGATGCACGGTCCAGGGTTTCGTGGGGTCGGTAGGGTCAGGTTTGGCATAGCGAAGTTCACCCTCTGCCCCGTAAATCAGTTCGGGTTTGCCGTCGTTGTCAATGTCTTTAAATAAGGTAACCTCCGTCTGAACAGGCACCACAACCTCGAATTTATCCCAGCGACGTGATTCGCCTTTTGGGTTCAGGTACAACGTAGCGCGGGGTGGTCCGGTCAGGATGTCAGTCCAGCCGTCACCATTAAAATCGTAGGTGTACTGACAGTTAACGTCCGTAAATTCTTTCGACGGATTGAACGGAAAAGCCGGATAAATTTCTCGTGACTGGGTGAAATCAGGCCCGAAGTAAATATAAGGACCAGCCACTAGGTCGGGAGTACCATCCCGGTTGAAATCACCGGCACCTGCACCCCACGAATAATACATGTCGTTGATTCGTTGCACCTGGAAACGATCCGATGTTTTTTCGTTGGGCATGGTCCGCAGGGCGGCATCTTTATAACCAACCTCCTTGAAGCGAACTTCGCCGGTTCCACCTACGTATAAGGCGATAGGGCCGTACCGACCAGCCTCTTCATCGGCAGCTCCACCGGCCATTTCACCACTGTCGTTGAGAAACGTACGGATAATGTTGTTGTCCAGAAAAATCTCAACCTGATTCCAGTCGTTCGGACGATAGCTACTTTCTACGCGCGAAATGGGTAGTTTCAGTCCAAAATAAGCCGGGCGACGGTTCCGGTTAGCAGCCGCATTATCCGCAGTCTCGTTAGGTTTGGTCGGTGGCGCCAGTCGAACAATACTACCCGCCGACCGTAATTTCTCCCGTGTCAATTCACGTCCTTGTGCATCCAGCGTGATACGATAGGAACCTACTTCCGTTTCCCGAATCGATACCAGAATTCCTTTATACCCATCCGCTGTTTTCTCCAGTCGGAACAGAACACCCGTTTCGCTACCACCCGAGCAACGGAACTGCGCGTGAAATCCGATGTCCTGATAGGAGCGTTCCAGCACGAGCCAACCGCTCGAAGAGCCAGGTTTTAGAGAACCAATCAGTTCGCCATTTTCGGCCCGCCAGTCTGCCTGCCCCAGCGAATGCCAACCAGTCAAGCTCGACCCTTTGACGATAACATCGGGCACAAACGTTAGCCCGATGCCAGCTTTGGCTTCCGACGCGCCAGACTGCCCGAATGAAATATTAGCGCAGAACAGCAACAGACAACACAGTAAAGTTTTCACAGAGTAAGTGGTTTGTTGTCTAAATGTTGCGTTTTACGTGCTCAATCAGCCAGTCGGCTACCTTTTCGTAATCCAGATTCAGGTACTTACCACTGTACTGTTCAAGCGAATAAATACCCTTGAACCCCATCCGTTCGGCCAGTTGAACACATTGATCGAAATCGTAGGAGGTGTGTTCCATATTCTCATTGAAACTATCCGCTTTGGCCGAGATCAGGTAGGCATAAGGCATGATCTTCGCCAGCGCGTCGAAGCGAGCCGCCTGCGAATAATTACCGAAGTCGGGCAGGGTGTAAATGTTCTTGGGGCCTGCTTCCTGCACGATGCGCACGTGTACGTCGGGATTCATCTCTAAGCCGAAGTGG
Coding sequences:
- the mnmA gene encoding tRNA 2-thiouridine(34) synthase MnmA translates to MSKHGRILVAMSGGIDSSLAAVLLHEEGYEVIGMTMKTWDYASSGGTKKETGCCSLDSINDARNIAVSLGFPHYILDIREEFGDAVIDHFTGEYLEGRTPNPCVMCNTHIKWDALLRRADRLDCESIATGHYAHIREEGGRFVLSKGIDSLKDQSYVLWGVSQESLSRTKLPLGHLRKSEIREMAKERGFMELVTKSESYEICFVPDNDYRGFLKRRMPGLEAEVAGGNFVMEGTGKVLGKHQGYPFYTIGQRKGLGMAFGQPMFVTEIRKDTNEVVLGVDKDLFRDGMIVSKLNLQKYDHINGPLETVTKVRYKDPGTPATISQSGDKIEVLFSEGVSAIAPGQAAVFYEGDDVIGGGWIMKSFRQNDVRQSEAQDNQLVAATSAV
- a CDS encoding glycoside hydrolase family 71/99-like protein; translation: MKTTAFLFLSLTGWLLGITIGRSQPAEVNYDEKGCLYTSCKGLVMAGYQGWFAAQGDASERGWHHYQKRGKFEPGYASIDFWPDVKDYPITYKTAFQFADGSPASLYSPFDESSVDLHFNWMKEYGIDGVFMQRFLTEVKSEKGKRHFNKVLENALKAAKKHRRAICIMYDLSGSTSADMELLVKDWEEVQQIFSLFNNQENPTYLRHNGKPLLAIWGVGFNDGRRYTTADIQVLVDRVKGPTKKTSILLGVPYYWRTMTKDTEVSDRLHPLIKSADIIMPWAVGRYKPETYATVAGSTLADDIAWCKAAKVDYVPLVFPGFSWGNLKNSPNVYNQIPRLKGDFLWQQVAGAKAADAQSLYVAMFDEVDEGTAIFKTRRENELPLNGEGKFVGIESDLGSDYYLWLTGQAAHWFHGKKGYSSQKPGRKK
- a CDS encoding FG-GAP-like repeat-containing protein; this translates as MKTLLCCLLLFCANISFGQSGASEAKAGIGLTFVPDVIVKGSSLTGWHSLGQADWRAENGELIGSLKPGSSSGWLVLERSYQDIGFHAQFRCSGGSETGVLFRLEKTADGYKGILVSIRETEVGSYRITLDAQGRELTREKLRSAGSIVRLAPPTKPNETADNAAANRNRRPAYFGLKLPISRVESSYRPNDWNQVEIFLDNNIIRTFLNDSGEMAGGAADEEAGRYGPIALYVGGTGEVRFKEVGYKDAALRTMPNEKTSDRFQVQRINDMYYSWGAGAGDFNRDGTPDLVAGPYIYFGPDFTQSREIYPAFPFNPSKEFTDVNCQYTYDFNGDGWTDILTGPPRATLYLNPKGESRRWDKFEVVVPVQTEVTLFKDIDNDGKPELIYGAEGELRYAKPDPTDPTKPWTVHPVSEKGYFLAHGIGLGDINSDGRTDFVNPNGWWEQPTADSSGKLWPYHPAAFARYGHRGPGVGGSMMAIYDVNGDKLNDVVTGLNAHGFGLGWYEQKRDSNGTITFVQHVISDDFSTKNAGNVTFSQPHGSTQADIDGDGIPDFIVGKRYWSHLDNYFDPDPYGPPVLYWYRTVRNPKAPGGAEFVPELIHNRSGVGSDVLATDLNKDGAIDIVTSTDRGTFIFWNQKGEKQRPKMK